From a region of the Xyrauchen texanus isolate HMW12.3.18 chromosome 39, RBS_HiC_50CHRs, whole genome shotgun sequence genome:
- the LOC127632503 gene encoding copine-3-like isoform X2, giving the protein MAVQCVSKVELSISCNNLLDKDVGSKSDPLCVLLQSIGDDKWTEVDRTERVKNCQDPEFSTKLHIDYYFEKVQKLKFGIYDIDNKSVNLTDDDFLGGFETTLGQIVSSKKITRPLQLKTTKPAGKGTITISAEEVKDNRAIVLEVEAKGLDKKDMFGKSDPFLEFFKQGEDGKWQLVHRTEVIKNNLNPSWKKFTVSLHTFCNGDLNKPIKVTCYDKDEDTSSDIIGEFTSTTAKLMEAKNNAVEFDCIHPEKQKKKKSYKNSGVIRIKDCKLEAQYSFLDYVMGGCQINFTVGIDFTGSNGDPRSTDSLHYLSPNGVNQYLSAIWSVGQVVQDYDNDKLFPAFGFGAQVPPNFQVSHEFPLNFNPNSPYCQGVQGIVDAYRAVLPQVRLYGPTNFSPIINHVARIAAGAAQQPNAAQYFVLLIITDGEITDLDQTRQAIVNSSKLPMSIIIVGVGEADFKAMEFLDGDNGVLKSLTGEPVVRDIVQFVPFKQFANAPKEALAQSVLAEVPNQLVSYFKMSNLAPVNPPSPTK; this is encoded by the exons ATGGCCGTTCAGTGTGTGTCCAAAGTTGAGCTATCCATCTCCTGCAATAATCTCCTGGATAAAGATGTTGGATCCAAATCTGATCCCCTCTGTGTTCTGCTGCAGAGTATTGGTGATGACAAATGGACAGAG GTAGACCGCACAGAGAGAGTGAAGAATTGCCAGGATCCTGAGTTCTCTACAAAACTTCACATTGACTACTACTTCGAGAAGGTGCAGAAACTGAAGTTTGGCATCTATGACATTGACAACAAGTCTGTCAATCTCACCGACGATGACTTTCTGGGAGGCTTTGAAACCACCCTTGGCCAG ATTGTGTCAAGCAAGAAGATTACCAGACCCCTGCAGCTCAAGACAACCAAACCAGCTGGCAAAGGAACGATAACG ATTTCAGCTGAAGAGGTGAAGGACAACCGGGCAATTGTGTTAGAAGTGGAAGCCAAAGGCCTGGATAAAAAG GACATGTTTGGGAAGTCTGATCCATTCCTGGAGTTTTTCAAGCAAGGAGAAGATGGGAAGTGGCAGCTTGTTCACCGGACAGAG GTCATCAAGAATAATCTGAATCCATCTTGGAAAAAGTTCACCGTCTCCTTGCATACATTCTGCAATGGTGACCTGAACAAACCAATTAAG GTTACTTGTTACGATAAGGATGAAGATACGAGCTCCGACATAATAGGAGAATTCACCTCCACCACCGCTAAACTAATGGAGGCTAAAAACAATGCG GTTGAGTTTGACTGCATTCATCCAGagaagcagaagaagaaaaagagtTATAAGAACTCCGGAGTCATCAGGATTAAAGATTGCAAG CTTGAGGCACAGTATTCATTTCTGGATTACGTGATGGGAGGTTGCCAAATTAACTTCACG GTGGGCATTGACTTCACTGGGTCTAATGGAGACCCCCGCTCTACTGACTCTCTGCACTATCTCAGTCCTAATGGGGTGAATCAGTATCTGTCAGCAATCTGGTCCGTTGGTCAGGTAGTGCAAGACTATGACAA TGATAAACTTTTCCCAGCCTTTGGATTTGGTGCTCAAGTGCCTCCAAACTTCCAG GTATCCCATGAGTTTCCATTGAATTTCAATCCCAATAGCCCTTATTGCCAAG GAGTGCAAGGCATTGTAGATGCGTACCGCGCGGTTCTGCCTCAAGTCCGTCTCTATGGTCCCACCAATTTCTCACCCATTATAAACCATGTGGCCCGAATTGCTGCCGGAGCCGCCCAGCAGCCAAATGCAGCT CAATACTTTGTGCTGTTGATTATAACTGATGGGGAGATCACTGATCTGGACCAGACCAGGCAAGCCATTGTGAACAGCTCCAAACTGCCCATGTCCATCATCATCGTGGGCGTGGGAGAGGCGGACTTTAAAGCCATGGAGTTTCTGGATGGAGACAATGGAGTTCTCAAATCCTTGACTGGAGAGCCGGTGGTCAGAGATATTGTGCAGTTTGTGCCCTTCAAACAGTTTGCCAAT gCCCCTAAAGAAGCTCTGGCTCAGAGCGTTCTTGCTGAGGTGCCAAATCAACTGGTGTCATACTTTAAAATGAGTAATCTGGCTCCTGTCAACCCCCCCTCACCCACTAAGTAA
- the LOC127632503 gene encoding copine-3-like isoform X1: MAVQCVSKVELSISCNNLLDKDVGSKSDPLCVLLQSIGDDKWTEVDRTERVKNCQDPEFSTKLHIDYYFEKVQKLKFGIYDIDNKSVNLTDDDFLGGFETTLGQIVSSKKITRPLQLKTTKPAGKGTITISAEEVKDNRAIVLEVEAKGLDKKDMFGKSDPFLEFFKQGEDGKWQLVHRTEVIKNNLNPSWKKFTVSLHTFCNGDLNKPIKVHCCDYDSDGTHDLIGAFEASVSDLQKAVHGTPVEFDCIHPEKQKKKKSYKNSGVIRIKDCKLEAQYSFLDYVMGGCQINFTVGIDFTGSNGDPRSTDSLHYLSPNGVNQYLSAIWSVGQVVQDYDNDKLFPAFGFGAQVPPNFQVSHEFPLNFNPNSPYCQGVQGIVDAYRAVLPQVRLYGPTNFSPIINHVARIAAGAAQQPNAAQYFVLLIITDGEITDLDQTRQAIVNSSKLPMSIIIVGVGEADFKAMEFLDGDNGVLKSLTGEPVVRDIVQFVPFKQFANAPKEALAQSVLAEVPNQLVSYFKMSNLAPVNPPSPTK; the protein is encoded by the exons ATGGCCGTTCAGTGTGTGTCCAAAGTTGAGCTATCCATCTCCTGCAATAATCTCCTGGATAAAGATGTTGGATCCAAATCTGATCCCCTCTGTGTTCTGCTGCAGAGTATTGGTGATGACAAATGGACAGAG GTAGACCGCACAGAGAGAGTGAAGAATTGCCAGGATCCTGAGTTCTCTACAAAACTTCACATTGACTACTACTTCGAGAAGGTGCAGAAACTGAAGTTTGGCATCTATGACATTGACAACAAGTCTGTCAATCTCACCGACGATGACTTTCTGGGAGGCTTTGAAACCACCCTTGGCCAG ATTGTGTCAAGCAAGAAGATTACCAGACCCCTGCAGCTCAAGACAACCAAACCAGCTGGCAAAGGAACGATAACG ATTTCAGCTGAAGAGGTGAAGGACAACCGGGCAATTGTGTTAGAAGTGGAAGCCAAAGGCCTGGATAAAAAG GACATGTTTGGGAAGTCTGATCCATTCCTGGAGTTTTTCAAGCAAGGAGAAGATGGGAAGTGGCAGCTTGTTCACCGGACAGAG GTCATCAAGAATAATCTGAATCCATCTTGGAAAAAGTTCACCGTCTCCTTGCATACATTCTGCAATGGTGACCTGAACAAACCAATTAAG GTTCATTGTTGTGATTATGATAGTGATGGAACTCATGATCTCATTGGTGCGTTTGAAGCTAGTGTGTCAGATCTGCAGAAAGCAGTTCATGGTACTCCG GTTGAGTTTGACTGCATTCATCCAGagaagcagaagaagaaaaagagtTATAAGAACTCCGGAGTCATCAGGATTAAAGATTGCAAG CTTGAGGCACAGTATTCATTTCTGGATTACGTGATGGGAGGTTGCCAAATTAACTTCACG GTGGGCATTGACTTCACTGGGTCTAATGGAGACCCCCGCTCTACTGACTCTCTGCACTATCTCAGTCCTAATGGGGTGAATCAGTATCTGTCAGCAATCTGGTCCGTTGGTCAGGTAGTGCAAGACTATGACAA TGATAAACTTTTCCCAGCCTTTGGATTTGGTGCTCAAGTGCCTCCAAACTTCCAG GTATCCCATGAGTTTCCATTGAATTTCAATCCCAATAGCCCTTATTGCCAAG GAGTGCAAGGCATTGTAGATGCGTACCGCGCGGTTCTGCCTCAAGTCCGTCTCTATGGTCCCACCAATTTCTCACCCATTATAAACCATGTGGCCCGAATTGCTGCCGGAGCCGCCCAGCAGCCAAATGCAGCT CAATACTTTGTGCTGTTGATTATAACTGATGGGGAGATCACTGATCTGGACCAGACCAGGCAAGCCATTGTGAACAGCTCCAAACTGCCCATGTCCATCATCATCGTGGGCGTGGGAGAGGCGGACTTTAAAGCCATGGAGTTTCTGGATGGAGACAATGGAGTTCTCAAATCCTTGACTGGAGAGCCGGTGGTCAGAGATATTGTGCAGTTTGTGCCCTTCAAACAGTTTGCCAAT gCCCCTAAAGAAGCTCTGGCTCAGAGCGTTCTTGCTGAGGTGCCAAATCAACTGGTGTCATACTTTAAAATGAGTAATCTGGCTCCTGTCAACCCCCCCTCACCCACTAAGTAA